In the genome of Arabidopsis thaliana chromosome 4, partial sequence, the window TTCAGGAACAATACTCGGTTGATTCCAGGAAAGCATACCAAGATTCTCATGATCCTGAGATCAAGCAGAAGAATTAGTttttaaagaacaaaataatgtaataGTTAATGGAAGAAACTTACATCCGTTTCGGAGACGAGCATTAGTTCTCGTAAGTTAGGAGAGTTTTTGAGGAACCAGACGAGGAGATTCGAAGAATACTTGTTCCATAGCGTTAGTTCCTCAAGGTGGTTGAAGATAAAACCTTCACCGTAACCAACCTGCGGACGATAAAGAAAAGTATTAACAgagagtttttaaaatgagaTTAAGGACAAGCAGTGGATGGATTGAAATTGATTACCTCAGAGGATATTGCAAGCCGCTTGACAGATGTGATTGATCCGATGAGACTCTTGATATCAGCGAATGGAACATTGATATATGCTTCCCTCAGCTTAGGCATATTCTCAATCAAAAAGGTGTGACTATTATCATTACGATCCACAAGTTGGAAAGACAGTAAAGAAGGAGTATCTATGACAAACTCACGACTAGAAGGTGTAGAGAGTGATAAACGTTGCAAAGATGGGACAATAACAGTAAGCTTTCCCATATTGTCATGATGAGATAGATTCACTACTAGATCTTCAAGAACAGGGCAATTACATAGAAGCCGCTGAAGAGATCCTTGCTTGAAGTATCTCACACCTTTCAGTTCCAAAGTTTTCAAAGAGGGAAGACAAACCATTCGAGGAACATCCAAGAGAACCCCGCCATCGAGTTTCAAGATCACGAGCGATTTGCAGGTATATAAGCTACTTGGCAATATGTTTTGCTTCTCCCCATAGTGAGAACTATAAATCTTCAGCTCACGTATGTAGCGAGAAACTGCTACTACAACCCACATTCTGATATCCTCAGGTTTAAAATGCGAATCACTTAACACAAGACGGAAACTTTCTATAACGGGAGCTCTATGTAATGGCAGATTCCTATCAAGAAAACACTGTAACCTCTTGAATTCAGACTCTGAATAACGTTTACTACCAAACTTAAGTTTAGTCAACCACATCCAAAGAAACTCCCATCGTTTCGACAAAATGCTCGTTGACACAGCAACTTTAGTCGGAACAAACGACAGTATCTTAACCAGTACTTCATCAGGTAACCCACTGATTCTGTCCATAGTCTTACAACAACCAAGAAAATGTCACCGACCCTGAAAAAGAATACACAATAAAGACTCAAAGGATTTGTCTCAAGCATACCAAACAAGTGAAAACAGAAGAACAAGAGACAAACCCTAGAAAGAAGCTCTGGTTTGTTAGGTGATGAGTCTTGTCCAGTGAAATTCAGTGGAGGCTCGATTTATTTGTACCGGAACCGGAATCAGAAGGTTAATCAAAAGCGCCTGAAGAACTCTGCGGAAGCATTTCTGGAAACTCTACAACTCTGAAATcgagaaaaggagaaaatagaagaaggaATCAGAATTTGTAGCGACACTACACTTAACTACTGGCTTTAGGGATTCATTGATACCTATATGGGCCTAGAGAAGTGTTTGATACGTAAGTGGGTTGGGCCTCTTTTTCAAGAATCCTACAAAGGAATCTTTGGTAATAATAATGGCTATCATTTTGATGCCTGGCACAACGAGGCAGTAGCTATCAGCTCCATACTTTGTAAATTCATGCTAGTTAACCAGGTAAGTGTCAATATTTCAGAATCTTTTTTCACGATTGACTTTAGGTCTGAGCGTGGTATACTGATACGGTGTATTTGGCTTTGGAAGAGACTGTGAGAAAAGATAAATGA includes:
- a CDS encoding F-box/RNI-like/FBD-like domains-containing protein (F-box/RNI-like/FBD-like domains-containing protein; FUNCTIONS IN: molecular_function unknown; INVOLVED IN: biological_process unknown; LOCATED IN: cellular_component unknown; CONTAINS InterPro DOMAIN/s: F-box domain, cyclin-like (InterPro:IPR001810), FBD (InterPro:IPR013596), F-box domain, Skp2-like (InterPro:IPR022364), FBD-like (InterPro:IPR006566), Leucine-rich repeat 2 (InterPro:IPR013101); BEST Arabidopsis thaliana protein match is: FBD, F-box and Leucine Rich Repeat domains containing protein (TAIR:AT4G09920.1); Has 2206 Blast hits to 2153 proteins in 25 species: Archae - 0; Bacteria - 0; Metazoa - 1; Fungi - 0; Plants - 2205; Viruses - 0; Other Eukaryotes - 0 (source: NCBI BLink).) encodes the protein MDRISGLPDEVLVKILSFVPTKVAVSTSILSKRWEFLWMWLTKLKFGSKRYSESEFKRLQCFLDRNLPLHRAPVIESFRLVLSDSHFKPEDIRMWVVVAVSRYIRELKIYSSHYGEKQNILPSSLYTCKSLVILKLDGGVLLDVPRMVCLPSLKTLELKGVRYFKQGSLQRLLCNCPVLEDLVVNLSHHDNMGKLTVIVPSLQRLSLSTPSSREFVIDTPSLLSFQLVDRNDNSHTFLIENMPKLREAYINVPFADIKSLIGSITSVKRLAISSEVGYGEGFIFNHLEELTLWNKYSSNLLVWFLKNSPNLRELMLVSETDDHENLGMLSWNQPSIVPECMLSSLQKFTWFKYLGRPQDRDIAVYILKNACRLRTATIKSDTRLFTKLEMITELRLSSQASSTCELNFS